Within Leptospira noumeaensis, the genomic segment ATCTAAGTAAAGTTTTGGAATGGGGGCTTGCCGAAATGGCTACCAAAATTCGTTCTCTTCCCTGTGTCATTCGTTTTTCCACATACTTTGCCGTATACGACAAAGACAATTCCCGAAGATAGGTTAGATTTTCTTTACGAAAAAAGTTTTCTTTTGCAGAAACTATTTTTTCTGGAATGTAAACCTTACCTTCAGATAGTCTTTTTAATAATTCATCTGGTATAATATCGATTAACACAAGTTCATCGGCCCTTTCCAAAATACTATCTGGTATGGTTTCTTTGACTGGACTTTGGATGATTTTTTCGATGGAGTCTACTTGGCTTTCTAAATGTTGTACATTGACTGTTGATAAAACATTGATGCCGGCATCGATCAATAAAAAAACATCTTGGTATCTTTTTTTATTGATCGAACCAGGAATATTGGTATGGGCTAATTCATCGACTAAAACGTAACCTGGTTTTTCCTTTAGGATCAATTCGACATCCATTTCCTCCCATACTTTTTCTCGATATTCGATTGATTTAAGAGGAATACTTTCAAGCCCTTCGATTAATGCCTTTGTTTCTTCTCTCCCGTGACTTTCGACAATGCCGATTTTTATATCTTCCCCATCTTCTTTTAAGTGATGGGCCTCGGTTAACATTGCATAGGTTTTACCCACACCCGGAGACATTCCGAAATAAACTTTTAGAAAACCTTTTTTTTTCGGTTCTTCCTGATTGGCTAAGGAAAGAAAATCTTCCGGTCTTTTTTCTTCATTCATCTTTCAATTGTTTCCAGGAAACATTCAGTTTTGTCACATTCACTCGTTTCTGACCTATCATTCCAAATAACGGATATTCCGTATTTTTATCAATCAACTCATTGATGACTTCTAACGGAACTTTGGAATGTTTATTTAGGAATTCCGCTTGTTCACGAGCACAGGTTACTGAGATATGTGGATCAAGTCCAGACCCTGAAGCATACAAAAGTTCGGGACAACGATCGGGCCGAAGGCCTAAACTTTCCAATTCCGATTTCCTAGTTTCCACAAAGGTTTTTAAATGGGAACTAGATGGACTTAAATTGGAAGCACCACTTGGTATTGTATTGTAATTGGCCGCACTGGGCCGATACAAAAACATATTTTCCATGTTAACCTTTTGCGCTAATAATTCAGAGCCAATGATATTTCCTTGGTTTACCACCAAACTTCCATTTGCCTGAAATGGAAAAAAAGTTTGGCTGAGACCTGTGACAGAAAGTGGATAGATAAATCCGAAAACTAAAATGGATAAGAAAAAAAATCGAATGGCGATTTCCCATTGGTTTGATGTTTCGTTCGACTTCATAAATAACCTCCAGAGATAATTAAGTCAATGAGTTTGATTCCTAAAAATGGAAAGACCATTCCTCCACCACCATACATCAGAAAATTTCGTAGTAAGGCAGAATCAGGGGACTTGGGAACGTACTTCACTCCGCGAAGGGAAAGAGGGATGAGTGCCGGAATGACAAGGGCATTAAAAATCACAGCAGCTAAAATGGCATGATCTGGACTTGATAGATGCATGATGTTTAGCGGAGCTAAAGGCAAAAACAAAGCGGGTAAGATAGCAAAGTATTTAGCAACGTCATTGGCAATACTAAAAGTAGTCAGTGCTCCCCTTGTCATCAGAAGTTGTTTTCCAATCTCTACAATTTCAATGAGTTTACTTGGGTTACTATCTAAATCGATCATATTCCCTGCTTCTCTTGCCGTTTGAGTTCCTGTATTCATAGCAACACCAACATCAGATTGTGCAAGAGCCGGTGCATCATTGGTTCCATCCCCAATCATTGCCACCAAATATCCGTTTGTTTGTTCTTCTCGAATCCGTTTTAGTTTTGCTTCCGGTGTAGCCTCTGCGATAAAATCATCCACACCTGCCTCTGCCGCTATGGCCGCAGCCGTGAGAGGATTATCACCAGTAATCATCACTGTGCGAATTCCCATCCTCCTTAAAGTACTGAACCTTTCTTTCAGTCCTCCTTTCACAATGTCTTTTAATTCAATCACACCCAGTAATCTTTCGCCTTCCGTGACAAATATGGGAGTGCTCCCTTTTTTAGAAATTTCATCAGATATCTTTTGAATGGATTCAGGAACGGTTCCTCCTAAGGATTCTATATATTTTCTAATGGAATCGGAGGCACCTTTACGAATGTTTCGAACCAGTTTTCCATTTTCGTAAATTTCAACCCCACTCATTTTTGTGGATGCAGAAAAAGGAATCCAACGAACATCTAAAGAATTTAAATTTCTTTCACGGATTGCATACTTCTGTTTGGCGAGAACCACAATGGATCTTCCTTCCGGTGTTTCATCAGAAAGGGATGAAAGTTGACTGGCATCGGCCAACTCTTCTTCACTCACTCCCAAAGTAGGATAAAAACGATGGGCTTCTCTGTTTCCGAGTGTGATGGTTCCTGTTTTATCTAATAACAAAACGTGAATGTCACCGGCGGCTTCTACGGCCTTTCCACTTTTTGCAATCACATTACAACGAATCAACCTTTCCATCCCTGATATCCCAATCGCACTTAAAAGTGCGGCAATGGTAGTAGGAATGAGACAAATAAATATTGCCAACCACACAGAAAACCGAAAGTTCCAATTTTGACCAATCTCATTTCCCACAAAGTTGGCAATGGGAATCAGAGAAAGAACCGTTAACAGAAACAAAATGGTCAGTGCAAAAAGTACGATGCCTAATGCAATTTCGTTTGGCGTTTTTTGTCTGGTAGCTCCTTCAATCATTGAGATCATTTTATCAATAAAACTCTCTCCAGGTTTCGTTGTCATTTTGATGTACAAATGATCGGAGATCACTCGAGTACCTCCCGTAACCGCTGACCTATCCCCACCACTCTCTCGAATGACGGGTGCTGATTCGCCGGTCACTGCTGATTCATCAACACTTGCAATTCCTAAGACAACTTCTCCATCACCAGGGATTGTATCTCCCGCTTTTACATAAACGATATCGTTGATTTTTAATTCACTAGAGATGATTTCTTTATAATTTAAGTCTCCAATAGAATCCACTTTTTTAGAAATAGTTTTGGATCTTGTTTTTCGTAAACTATCGGCTCTTGCTTTACCTCTCCCTTCCGCCACACTTTCAGCAAAGTTTGCAAAAAACAAAGTGACGAGAAGCCAAAAGAATATAGGCAATTCGTTTTGAAACGGAACCTTCGAACTCCAATAATAAAAGATTTGCAATAGAAGTAAAAAAGTACCAATCCAAACAGTTGCCATCACGGGATTAGAAAATGCATACTTAGGAGAAAACTTACGAACCGCATCCAGGAGTGATGTTGTAAATAGTTCTTTTGATATTAGATTTTTTGAATTTGTCATATAAGCCTCTTAAAAGAATATTCCTTTATTGATTAGTAATTGTTCCAAAATTGGCCCGAGTGCCAGAACAGGAAAAAAAGAAAGGCCACAAACAATTAATATAACGGAGAAGAGTAAAACTCCAAACAATACAGAATCCAATTTAAAGTTTCCATCCGAAGATTTAGTAGTGACTTTTCCTCCGAGACTGCCTGCGACAAAAACAACTGCATAAATGACACTAAATCTTCCGACTAACATCGAGATCCCCAAAGATAAATTTCCCCATAATGTATCAGCCGAAAATCCAGCAAAAGCAGAACCATTATTACCTGCAGCGGAACTATAGGCATAAAGGATTTGTGATAAGGCATGAGGGCCTTTCGCTGAATAACCTGATTCTAAAAAGATTGTGAAAGCGGAACCAAGAAGGATACAAACGGTTGGTGATAAAATTCCAAACAAAGTCCATTTGATTTCATAACTACCAATTTTTTTGCCAAAGTATTCCGGAGTCCTACCAATCATTAACCCAGACAAAAAAACGGTGAGTATCAAAAACAAAAACATTCCATACATTCCCGTCCCTACACCACCGAAAATAATTTCACCTAACATCATTTGAAAAATAGCAATCCCTCCAGCTAACGGAGAATAACTATCAAACATAGAGTTCACCGAACCATTCGAAGCAGCAGTTGTTGCGGACAACCAGAGTGTGGATTCAGTCAAACTAAATCGAAATTCCTTTCCTTCCCAAAATCCCAAGTGATGGATTTCCGAGAAATAGGCTCCCGTAAACCCTAATATCAAAAATGAAAACATCACAAAGAATATCACCCAAACATGACGAAAGGAATTGGTAATTTTGCCGTATAAGAATACACAAGAAGCTGGCAAAAAAAGAATCGAAAACAATTGGATGAAGTTTGAAAGGGGTGTTGGATTTTCAAAGGGATGGGCGCTGTTCACACCAAAATAACCGCCACCATTGGTTCCAATTTGTTTGATGGCAATTTGTGAAGCCGCAGGTCCCATAGGTAAAATATTTGGCACTCCATCCATTCCTACGCTTTGAACAGGATTTTGAAAGGTTTGGATGACACCTTGCGAAACAAGGAATAAAGAAACAAAAAACGAAATCGGCAAAAGGATATAAAATGTAGACCGAAAAAGATCCGACCAAAAGTTTCCAAATCGGTTTGATTTCGTTGAAACAACGGTACGACTCACAAACGCTAATACAGAAATACCAACACCTGCACTTAAGAAATTTTGTGGAGTAAGTCCTACCATTTGGGAAAAACTACTCAGTTGGCTTTCACCTGAATATGCCTGCCAATTGGTATTTGTAATGAATGAGATTGTTGTATTCAGTGCTAGATCCCAATTCATTGCCGGAAGATGCAAAGGATTCATTGGCAAAAGATTTTGAAATTTTAAAATCAAAAACAAAATGACTGCCCCAAGGAAATGGAAAATGATGAGGCTATTCAAATATTGTTTTGGCGTTTGCGTGGGTGGTGCACCAGAAAACAAAAACTGGAACAGCTTCTTTTCCAGAGGCAAAGATTTAGCATTCAATACAAATGCCATATAGTATCCGACAAAGGGTGAAACTAAAATGAGTAACCCTAAATAGAATGGAAAATAAAGTAATTCAACCATAGAGAAATTCTCTCATGATTACTACTACAAGTAAATACCTCCCCACTTAAGGAGAAGGGAAATCACATTAAGAAAAGATTAAGACTCGTTTCCCTGATTTTGCGAAAAATACACCACAACAGCCCAAATCAATACAAGAAACAAAAAGAAAAGAAGTGAATACACTCCCTTGACAAACATCTCTGAATCCATCGACCCACGCCAAACAAGGTAAATAGAGTCTTTAGAAAAAGGGAGATCTTCCAAATCCCAAAGAGGCTCTAACAAAAGAACTCCTCCTGAAAACAAACTGGAAAGATGGCATTTACTATTATCTTTCGAATAACATATAGCATATAACGAAGGTTTTACGTATTTACCTGAGATGGAACGAATCTCTTTGTATTGAAAACGGATGACAGGCCCATACACAGATCCTCCGGACCTTTTCCGAACGAGAAGCGGAGAACGAAACTCACCAGCACTTGCATCATCCAAATAAAAATCGCGGAGGAATAAATAACGATACCCCAGGTAATGAGAAACTTCCTCTGGAAGAACATCCATCTTTGCTGTGATTCCCAAACTGTAACCAATCGAATCACCTAAAAATAAAATGGAATTTCCTCCTGCGAGTAAGGATAAAAAAACAGCAAGTAGGATCTTCAAACCAGTTTTTTTAGAAAGTAAAATTCCAAGAAACAAAACAGGCAAAAAAAGAATAATGATGGCCCAAACAGAAACGGAAAGAGGCAGATAAGCACCAAAAGGAAGTAAAAACAAACCAAACCCAAGGATAAAGGAAAACCCAATCCAAAAAACAAAATGGAAGGAGGCCGGCTCTTCATTTGGTTCTCGTTTTCTTCTGTTTTGATTTTCGACAAAACCAACAAACATTCGTTACTCCTTTACTTCAAATGAACTTCGAATGGTTTGCCAATAGAGTTCTGCGATCTCCTTTTCTCTTTTAGGATAAGACAAGGATAAAAAGTAACCTCTAGGTGC encodes:
- a CDS encoding potassium-transporting ATPase subunit C gives rise to the protein MKSNETSNQWEIAIRFFFLSILVFGFIYPLSVTGLSQTFFPFQANGSLVVNQGNIIGSELLAQKVNMENMFLYRPSAANYNTIPSGASNLSPSSSHLKTFVETRKSELESLGLRPDRCPELLYASGSGLDPHISVTCAREQAEFLNKHSKVPLEVINELIDKNTEYPLFGMIGQKRVNVTKLNVSWKQLKDE
- the kdpB gene encoding potassium-transporting ATPase subunit KdpB; its protein translation is MTNSKNLISKELFTTSLLDAVRKFSPKYAFSNPVMATVWIGTFLLLLQIFYYWSSKVPFQNELPIFFWLLVTLFFANFAESVAEGRGKARADSLRKTRSKTISKKVDSIGDLNYKEIISSELKINDIVYVKAGDTIPGDGEVVLGIASVDESAVTGESAPVIRESGGDRSAVTGGTRVISDHLYIKMTTKPGESFIDKMISMIEGATRQKTPNEIALGIVLFALTILFLLTVLSLIPIANFVGNEIGQNWNFRFSVWLAIFICLIPTTIAALLSAIGISGMERLIRCNVIAKSGKAVEAAGDIHVLLLDKTGTITLGNREAHRFYPTLGVSEEELADASQLSSLSDETPEGRSIVVLAKQKYAIRERNLNSLDVRWIPFSASTKMSGVEIYENGKLVRNIRKGASDSIRKYIESLGGTVPESIQKISDEISKKGSTPIFVTEGERLLGVIELKDIVKGGLKERFSTLRRMGIRTVMITGDNPLTAAAIAAEAGVDDFIAEATPEAKLKRIREEQTNGYLVAMIGDGTNDAPALAQSDVGVAMNTGTQTAREAGNMIDLDSNPSKLIEIVEIGKQLLMTRGALTTFSIANDVAKYFAILPALFLPLAPLNIMHLSSPDHAILAAVIFNALVIPALIPLSLRGVKYVPKSPDSALLRNFLMYGGGGMVFPFLGIKLIDLIISGGYL
- the kdpA gene encoding potassium-transporting ATPase subunit KdpA — protein: MVELLYFPFYLGLLILVSPFVGYYMAFVLNAKSLPLEKKLFQFLFSGAPPTQTPKQYLNSLIIFHFLGAVILFLILKFQNLLPMNPLHLPAMNWDLALNTTISFITNTNWQAYSGESQLSSFSQMVGLTPQNFLSAGVGISVLAFVSRTVVSTKSNRFGNFWSDLFRSTFYILLPISFFVSLFLVSQGVIQTFQNPVQSVGMDGVPNILPMGPAASQIAIKQIGTNGGGYFGVNSAHPFENPTPLSNFIQLFSILFLPASCVFLYGKITNSFRHVWVIFFVMFSFLILGFTGAYFSEIHHLGFWEGKEFRFSLTESTLWLSATTAASNGSVNSMFDSYSPLAGGIAIFQMMLGEIIFGGVGTGMYGMFLFLILTVFLSGLMIGRTPEYFGKKIGSYEIKWTLFGILSPTVCILLGSAFTIFLESGYSAKGPHALSQILYAYSSAAGNNGSAFAGFSADTLWGNLSLGISMLVGRFSVIYAVVFVAGSLGGKVTTKSSDGNFKLDSVLFGVLLFSVILIVCGLSFFPVLALGPILEQLLINKGIFF